The following are encoded in a window of Tessaracoccus flavescens genomic DNA:
- a CDS encoding MerR family transcriptional regulator: MSKTPALQEVLFDGDFAPVPSDTGYRGPIAHRVAGITYRQLDYWARTGLVVPSIRNAEGSGTQRLYSFRDILLLRVVKRFLDVGISLQQIRVAIEHLRERGIDDLTELTLVSDGFSVYEVTSANELFDLTRGGQGMFMISVSSVWRELEGTLSTLPGERTAEEAAEAHPGDELAARRRARAV; the protein is encoded by the coding sequence GTGTCCAAGACACCAGCGCTGCAGGAAGTGCTCTTCGACGGTGACTTCGCGCCCGTGCCCAGTGACACCGGCTACCGGGGTCCGATCGCCCACCGCGTCGCAGGCATCACCTACCGCCAGCTGGACTACTGGGCCCGCACCGGGCTCGTCGTGCCGTCGATCCGCAATGCGGAGGGCTCGGGCACGCAGCGGCTCTACTCGTTCCGAGACATCCTCCTGCTGCGCGTGGTGAAGCGCTTCCTCGACGTCGGCATCTCGCTGCAGCAGATCCGGGTCGCGATCGAGCATCTGCGCGAGCGTGGGATCGACGATCTCACCGAACTGACGCTCGTCAGCGACGGCTTCAGCGTCTACGAGGTCACCTCGGCCAACGAACTCTTCGACCTCACCCGCGGCGGTCAGGGCATGTTCATGATCTCGGTCAGCAGCGTCTGGCGTGAGCTCGAGGGCACCCTCTCCACCCTTCCGGGCGAACGCACCGCCGAGGAGGCCGCAGAGGCCCACCCCGGTGACGAGCTGGCCGCCCGCCGCCGCGCCCGCGCCGTCTGA
- a CDS encoding bifunctional nuclease family protein has translation MIGLEVVGIRLLTPEDPPVLLLREEDGTRCLPIWIGNQEAAAIASALEDEVPERPLTHDLLAAVMTLLEPDMGTVIIVDMEDGVYSAELHAGGHAIDARPSDCVALALRLDWPIQCPRELMDQVGVEVEAASTDEVEAFRAFLDSVNADDFDSDNP, from the coding sequence ATGATCGGCCTTGAAGTCGTCGGCATCCGGCTGCTGACCCCGGAGGATCCACCCGTGCTGCTCCTGCGCGAGGAGGACGGGACACGATGCCTCCCCATCTGGATCGGCAACCAGGAGGCTGCCGCCATCGCCTCCGCCCTGGAGGACGAGGTGCCGGAGCGTCCCCTCACCCACGACCTGCTCGCCGCGGTCATGACGCTGCTCGAGCCGGACATGGGAACCGTCATCATCGTCGACATGGAGGACGGCGTGTACTCGGCCGAACTGCATGCCGGTGGACACGCCATCGACGCGCGACCCAGCGACTGCGTCGCGCTGGCGCTGCGCCTCGACTGGCCGATCCAGTGCCCACGGGAGCTCATGGATCAAGTCGGGGTTGAGGTTGAGGCGGCCTCCACCGACGAGGTTGAGGCTTTCCGAGCGTTCCTCGACAGCGTCAATGCTGACGACTTCGACAGTGATAACCCCTAG
- the ftsR gene encoding transcriptional regulator FtsR, translating to MPPAARTIGRVLEMIRPEFPDISVSKLRYLEAEGLIAPDRQQPSGYRRFNQEDVDRLLYVLRAQRDRYLPLKVIREELEALDRGEQPASLTAPEEEPAPEPKQAPRTSGPGLMTRRQVLQESGLGEAALIQLERLRVIQPRRGSQLYGREAVALAVSAKKLVGYGVDLRQMRVLQQAATMEAALVEQAFDQYRRRSGPPPEVVYDLYKVVMQAHAALLHGHIS from the coding sequence ATGCCCCCAGCGGCTCGCACGATCGGCCGCGTACTGGAGATGATCCGCCCGGAGTTTCCGGACATCTCGGTGTCGAAGCTGAGGTATCTGGAAGCAGAAGGGCTGATCGCGCCCGACCGCCAGCAACCCTCCGGATACCGCCGTTTCAATCAGGAAGACGTGGACCGCCTTCTTTACGTGCTGCGGGCGCAGCGCGACCGTTACCTTCCGCTGAAGGTCATCCGTGAGGAACTGGAGGCGCTCGACAGGGGAGAGCAGCCTGCGAGCCTGACCGCGCCCGAGGAGGAGCCGGCTCCCGAACCGAAACAGGCTCCGCGCACCAGCGGCCCCGGCCTGATGACCCGACGGCAGGTGCTCCAGGAGTCCGGCCTGGGTGAGGCGGCGCTGATCCAGCTCGAACGTCTCCGGGTGATCCAGCCTCGGCGCGGGTCGCAGCTCTACGGCCGGGAGGCCGTCGCGCTGGCCGTCTCAGCCAAGAAGCTCGTCGGCTACGGGGTTGATCTGCGTCAGATGCGCGTGCTGCAGCAGGCGGCGACCATGGAGGCCGCTCTCGTCGAGCAGGCCTTCGACCAGTACCGGCGCCGCTCTGGGCCGCCGCCCGAGGTGGTCTACGACCTGTACAAGGTCGTCATGCAGGCCCACGCGGCCCTGCTGCACGGGCACATCAGCTGA
- a CDS encoding FHA domain-containing protein: MKCPKCGSESPAEARFCSVCGASLTEHTGDTTTMIAVTSDERDEHELTDQELAAVKELAPGNALLIVNRGPGDTNRFLIDSDITNVGRHPESDIFLDDITVSRHHAKFVRSGGKLYLEDLGSLNGTYVNRTLLDGRTVLREGDEIQIGKYRATISLSEPGSN; the protein is encoded by the coding sequence ATGAAGTGCCCCAAATGTGGATCCGAGAGCCCGGCCGAGGCGCGCTTCTGCAGTGTGTGTGGTGCCTCGCTGACGGAGCACACCGGCGACACCACCACGATGATCGCCGTCACCAGCGATGAGCGCGACGAGCACGAGCTCACCGACCAGGAGCTCGCAGCCGTCAAGGAGCTCGCCCCCGGCAACGCGCTCCTGATCGTCAATCGCGGCCCCGGCGACACCAACCGCTTCCTGATCGACTCCGACATCACCAACGTCGGCCGCCACCCGGAGTCGGACATCTTCCTGGACGACATCACCGTCTCCAGGCACCACGCGAAGTTCGTCCGCAGCGGCGGCAAGCTCTACCTGGAGGACCTGGGCAGCCTCAACGGCACCTATGTCAACCGCACCCTGCTCGACGGCCGTACCGTGCTGCGTGAGGGTGACGAGATCCAGATCGGCAAGTACCGCGCAACGATCTCGCTGAGCGAGCCCGGAAGCAACTGA
- a CDS encoding DUF881 domain-containing protein, which produces MPEPQAHEKFVEETPQPVDETPVAPEVASPRRAAETAPEGPARQGGLLREFFRPSRGQFVVGIALFLTALIVVMTLRAQANQPEFSNVRQADLIQLLDNVSAETRRLEDEVNDLEQARTELMSGADRDQAAREEANRRLVQAQIIAGTVPATGPGVRIEISDPESRVTAELLLDAVEELRDAGAEVIELNDSVRLVMRSHFTTDEQGRIVADGTVLERPLSIEAIGDPATLEAGARFRGGLVSEVEGDRVAGSVTIQQVQDLRIDSTVEPQPNQFARPR; this is translated from the coding sequence ATGCCTGAGCCGCAGGCACACGAGAAGTTCGTCGAGGAGACGCCACAGCCCGTCGACGAGACCCCGGTCGCGCCGGAGGTAGCCTCGCCGCGCAGGGCCGCCGAGACCGCACCCGAAGGTCCGGCACGCCAGGGCGGGCTGCTGCGCGAGTTCTTCCGGCCGAGCCGCGGCCAGTTCGTGGTGGGCATCGCGTTGTTCCTGACCGCCCTCATCGTCGTCATGACGCTTCGGGCGCAGGCGAACCAGCCCGAGTTCTCGAACGTGCGCCAGGCCGACCTGATCCAACTGCTCGACAACGTGTCCGCCGAGACCAGGCGCCTCGAGGACGAGGTCAACGACCTCGAACAGGCGCGCACCGAGTTGATGAGCGGAGCCGACCGCGACCAGGCCGCCCGCGAGGAGGCGAACCGACGCCTCGTCCAGGCGCAGATCATCGCCGGGACCGTGCCTGCCACCGGCCCGGGCGTGCGGATCGAGATCTCCGATCCTGAGTCAAGGGTCACAGCCGAGCTCCTGCTCGACGCCGTCGAGGAGCTGCGCGACGCCGGGGCGGAGGTGATCGAGCTCAACGACTCCGTGCGGCTGGTGATGCGCTCCCACTTCACCACGGACGAGCAGGGCCGCATCGTCGCCGACGGAACCGTGCTCGAGCGCCCGCTGAGCATCGAGGCCATCGGCGATCCCGCGACGCTTGAGGCGGGGGCCCGCTTCCGGGGAGGCCTCGTCAGTGAGGTCGAGGGCGACCGGGTGGCGGGCAGCGTCACGATCCAGCAGGTTCAGGACCTGCGCATCGACTCGACCGTCGAGCCTCAACCCAACCAGTTCGCCCGCCCGCGCTGA
- a CDS encoding small basic family protein, translating into MFAVLGLILGIVVGVVLQPTLPPVLAPYLPIAIVAAFDAILGATRSYLDGVFSDRVFLVSFLSNVIIAGLIVFVGDQIGVGSQLSTGVVVVLGIRIFTNAAAIRRALLHA; encoded by the coding sequence GTGTTCGCCGTACTCGGACTCATCCTCGGCATCGTCGTCGGGGTGGTGCTGCAGCCGACGCTGCCGCCAGTGCTCGCCCCCTACCTGCCGATCGCCATCGTCGCCGCCTTCGACGCCATCCTCGGGGCGACCCGCTCCTATCTGGACGGTGTCTTCTCCGACCGCGTGTTCCTCGTCTCCTTCCTCTCCAACGTGATCATCGCGGGCCTGATCGTCTTCGTCGGAGACCAGATCGGCGTCGGCTCCCAGCTCTCGACGGGCGTGGTCGTCGTGCTCGGTATCCGCATCTTCACCAACGCGGCCGCGATCCGAAGGGCCCTGCTGCATGCCTGA
- a CDS encoding DUF881 domain-containing protein, giving the protein MATRPDASMSLLTDLQEGALEPEYLTTRHRRRGGPVLLVTVLLLTVLLTLAVLQTTRGAGTAAEQRQDLLDRIAAARERQTALSDQAAELDAEVRRLGQEGLGDPAQREQLALLEESTGAVAVSGPGIVVVVDDAEDADGTAGLVLAGDVTRLVNGLFVAGAEAISINGRRLTTLTPIRSAGAAITVDYVSLSPPYRLEVIGDPGSLQARFNETSGAAWWHFLTQNYGVSMNITQAENDLSVPADPGMNLRHAEQG; this is encoded by the coding sequence GTGGCGACCCGACCTGATGCCAGCATGAGCCTGCTCACCGATCTTCAGGAGGGCGCGCTCGAACCCGAGTACCTCACCACGCGGCACCGACGCCGTGGCGGGCCGGTGCTGCTCGTCACGGTCCTCCTGCTCACGGTCCTGCTCACCCTCGCGGTGTTGCAGACGACCCGCGGCGCAGGCACGGCCGCCGAACAGCGCCAGGACCTGCTCGACCGGATCGCGGCGGCGCGGGAGAGACAGACGGCGCTGTCGGATCAGGCGGCAGAGCTCGACGCCGAGGTGCGACGGCTCGGCCAGGAGGGCCTCGGGGATCCGGCCCAACGCGAGCAGCTCGCCCTGCTCGAGGAGTCGACCGGCGCGGTGGCCGTGTCCGGACCTGGCATCGTCGTCGTCGTCGATGACGCCGAGGATGCGGACGGGACGGCAGGACTCGTGCTTGCGGGGGACGTCACCCGCCTGGTCAACGGGCTCTTCGTCGCGGGGGCAGAGGCGATCAGCATCAACGGGCGCCGACTCACGACGCTGACCCCCATCCGCTCCGCCGGTGCCGCGATCACCGTCGACTATGTCTCGCTCTCGCCGCCCTACCGGCTGGAGGTGATTGGCGACCCCGGCAGCCTTCAGGCACGATTCAACGAAACCTCGGGTGCCGCGTGGTGGCACTTTCTCACCCAGAACTACGGTGTGAGCATGAACATCACGCAGGCCGAGAACGATCTGAGCGTCCCGGCAGATCCGGGCATGAACCTGCGCCACGCCGAGCAGGGATAG
- a CDS encoding CDP-alcohol phosphatidyltransferase family protein, with translation MHAQLVPQQEYDTDAVLTIPNVVSFVRLLAIPAFCVLIILRHDVAAVVLLAAFGATDWVDGFLARRLKQRTALGAKLDPIADRLYIIAAVVSLLVREIVPIWFVVILLARDVMLALLLPRLRKHGMVAFPVNWVGKAGTFLLLFSLPLILLGAPDSLGWAWAHWSGWILGTLGAVCYWAAGLLYVREAVRLGRGDPT, from the coding sequence GTGCACGCGCAGCTCGTACCCCAGCAAGAGTATGACACCGACGCTGTACTGACGATCCCCAATGTCGTGTCCTTCGTCCGCCTGCTGGCCATCCCGGCCTTCTGCGTCCTGATCATCCTTCGCCACGATGTCGCAGCGGTCGTGCTCCTGGCCGCGTTCGGTGCCACCGACTGGGTGGACGGTTTCCTTGCCCGGCGTCTGAAGCAGCGCACCGCGCTCGGCGCGAAGCTCGACCCCATCGCCGACCGGCTGTACATCATCGCAGCGGTCGTGAGCCTACTGGTGCGCGAGATCGTGCCCATCTGGTTCGTCGTCATCCTGCTGGCACGCGACGTGATGCTGGCCCTGCTGCTCCCGAGGCTGCGTAAGCACGGGATGGTGGCCTTCCCGGTGAACTGGGTCGGAAAGGCCGGCACCTTCCTGCTGCTGTTCTCCCTCCCGCTCATCCTGCTCGGCGCCCCCGACTCTCTCGGCTGGGCATGGGCGCACTGGTCCGGGTGGATCCTCGGAACCCTCGGCGCCGTCTGCTACTGGGCCGCCGGGCTTCTGTACGTCCGCGAGGCTGTGAGGTTGGGGCGTGGCGACCCGACCTGA
- a CDS encoding glycosyltransferase family 4 protein has protein sequence MRVCLVCPYSLDHPGGVATHVLGLARWLRSNGAEAEVLAPGTGTVHTDVPLRLLGRSVPLPFNGSVAHLGLSPAQAAKAREISAGYDLVHVHEPLTPGLAYACARSADRLVVTHHASFEPGRALLRLLRARAARLPDRVTLAVSQAAARLVGDVTGDAPHLVPNAIELPERSDAPQTGPPMVVFVGRIREPRKGYEVFADVARLVPEARFVAVGQGGRGAGGVEELGLLDGAALGRVLDGARVLMAPNLYGESFGIVLIEGLAHGAAVVASDLAAFRDVVDDPAVATFFPAGDAMAAAETLRARLSAPHDRDKARQVAERYGWDIVGPQVLEAYRRAG, from the coding sequence GTGAGGGTGTGCCTGGTCTGCCCCTACTCGCTCGACCATCCGGGCGGAGTCGCCACCCATGTGCTCGGCCTCGCCCGCTGGCTCCGCAGCAACGGGGCAGAAGCCGAGGTACTCGCACCAGGCACCGGCACGGTGCACACCGACGTCCCGCTGAGACTGCTCGGACGCTCCGTGCCGCTGCCGTTCAACGGCTCGGTCGCCCACCTCGGGCTGAGCCCGGCGCAGGCCGCCAAAGCGAGGGAGATCTCCGCCGGATACGACCTGGTCCATGTGCACGAGCCCCTCACCCCTGGACTGGCCTATGCCTGCGCGCGGTCGGCCGATCGACTGGTGGTGACCCACCACGCCTCGTTCGAGCCCGGTCGGGCGCTCCTGCGGTTGCTGCGTGCCCGCGCCGCGCGGCTCCCGGATCGGGTAACGCTCGCGGTCTCGCAGGCGGCGGCCCGACTCGTCGGCGACGTCACTGGCGACGCCCCCCACCTCGTCCCCAACGCGATCGAGCTTCCCGAGCGGTCCGACGCGCCGCAGACCGGGCCGCCGATGGTCGTGTTCGTCGGGCGGATCAGGGAACCGCGCAAGGGCTACGAGGTATTCGCGGATGTCGCCCGCCTCGTGCCTGAGGCCAGATTCGTCGCGGTGGGGCAGGGAGGCAGGGGCGCCGGGGGAGTGGAAGAGCTCGGGCTGCTCGACGGCGCGGCACTCGGGCGGGTGCTCGACGGGGCGCGGGTGCTGATGGCGCCGAACCTGTACGGCGAGTCGTTCGGCATTGTGTTGATCGAGGGCCTGGCCCACGGCGCGGCGGTCGTCGCGAGCGACCTGGCTGCCTTCCGTGACGTGGTCGACGATCCGGCCGTGGCGACGTTCTTTCCCGCAGGCGATGCCATGGCGGCTGCTGAGACACTGCGGGCGCGGCTCTCAGCTCCGCACGATCGTGACAAGGCGAGGCAGGTCGCTGAGCGCTACGGCTGGGACATCGTCGGCCCACAGGTGCTTGAGGCGTACCGTCGCGCGGGTTGA
- a CDS encoding LpxL/LpxP family acyltransferase produces the protein MGATRLAWAVGGRIPRRLGDALARCFAPVVSLLPIPNLKGWAESVEQATGTAPTRRQRRLLVENWIRNTLWPLSLAHWSDREVLRTVEIDEADVAKLRTSLAGPGLVLALPHMGSWDFAGAWCARIGVKVVSVAERLPDDLFELFREARAGMGMDIYAVDEPDLMRRLAEDVRAGRMVCLLSDRDLSSRGVRIDWPGTPLVLPVPAGPALLARRTGADLRVATTRFDGDRLRLDVSDVIEGASPAELMTGVVGHFADAVRASPENWLMLRRAFL, from the coding sequence ATGGGGGCAACCCGGCTCGCCTGGGCTGTCGGGGGACGCATCCCGCGCCGGCTCGGCGACGCTCTGGCGCGATGCTTCGCGCCCGTGGTGTCCCTCTTGCCGATCCCGAACCTGAAGGGGTGGGCCGAGAGCGTCGAGCAGGCCACGGGTACGGCACCGACGCGTCGACAGCGGAGGCTGCTGGTCGAGAACTGGATCCGCAACACCCTGTGGCCGCTCAGCCTCGCGCATTGGAGCGACCGCGAGGTCCTGCGCACCGTCGAGATCGACGAGGCCGACGTGGCGAAGCTCCGGACCTCCCTTGCCGGCCCCGGGCTCGTGCTTGCGCTGCCCCACATGGGCTCCTGGGACTTCGCGGGCGCCTGGTGCGCCAGGATCGGAGTCAAGGTCGTCTCGGTCGCCGAACGCCTCCCCGACGATCTGTTCGAACTCTTCCGCGAAGCCCGGGCCGGGATGGGCATGGACATCTACGCTGTCGACGAACCAGACCTCATGCGCCGCCTCGCCGAGGATGTGAGGGCCGGGCGGATGGTGTGCCTGCTCAGCGACAGGGACCTGTCGAGCAGGGGAGTGCGGATCGACTGGCCGGGCACCCCGCTCGTGCTGCCCGTGCCCGCAGGACCCGCGCTGCTCGCGCGCCGCACCGGCGCCGATCTCCGCGTCGCCACCACCCGTTTCGACGGCGACCGGCTCCGGCTCGACGTCAGTGACGTCATCGAAGGCGCCTCACCGGCGGAGCTGATGACCGGCGTCGTCGGACACTTCGCCGACGCCGTCCGCGCCTCGCCGGAGAACTGGCTCATGCTGCGCAGGGCCTTCCTGTGA
- a CDS encoding HIT family protein encodes MPEPEASDTLAGVPDAFQRLWTPHRMVYIHGEGKPKHEGECPFCAAPERSDEDGLIVARGEHAYVVMNLFPYSPGHLLVCPYRHVADYTDLTPEETREVAELTQQAMRVVRRVSGPDGFNLGMNQGAVAGAGISMHLHQHVVPRWAGDMNFMPVIGQTRAVPQLLGDARDLLAAAWQD; translated from the coding sequence ATGCCTGAGCCCGAGGCCAGCGACACCCTCGCGGGCGTCCCGGACGCGTTCCAGCGTCTGTGGACGCCCCACCGGATGGTCTACATCCACGGGGAGGGCAAGCCGAAGCACGAGGGGGAGTGCCCGTTCTGCGCGGCACCGGAGCGCTCGGACGAGGACGGCCTGATCGTCGCCCGCGGCGAGCACGCCTATGTCGTGATGAACCTGTTCCCGTACTCGCCCGGCCATCTTCTCGTCTGTCCGTACCGTCACGTCGCCGACTACACGGACCTGACACCCGAGGAGACGCGTGAGGTCGCCGAGCTCACCCAGCAGGCGATGCGGGTGGTGCGCCGCGTGTCCGGTCCCGATGGATTCAACCTCGGCATGAACCAGGGGGCGGTCGCTGGGGCCGGAATCTCGATGCATCTGCACCAGCACGTCGTGCCGCGCTGGGCCGGGGACATGAACTTCATGCCGGTGATCGGGCAGACCCGCGCCGTGCCGCAGCTGCTCGGCGACGCCCGCGACCTGCTTGCAGCAGCGTGGCAGGACTGA
- the thrS gene encoding threonine--tRNA ligase — protein sequence MSGVITVRRNDDAEQVELTTTTTGLDLFGEDRSVVAMRVNGEPRDLQRELSDGDTVEPILIDQPEGLSIVRHSAAHVTAQALQNLFADAKLGIGPPITDGFYYDFQTSPLTPEDMKSIEKRMGQIVKEKQRFVRRVVTDDEARAELEDEPFKLELISDKGSASADDGSSVEVGAGDLTIYDNVRRDGSVAWKDLCRGPHVPNTGYLGNGWALTRTSAAYWRGDQSKADLQRVYGTAWPTKDELQAYKTRLEEAAKRDHRKLGTELDLFSFNELVGSGLPLFHPKGGVIKREMEDYVRARHIEEGFDYVGTPHIAKEELFYTSGHLPYYADGMFPALLEDVERDEQGNITKGGQAYRLKAMNCPMHNLIFSSRGRSYRELPLRFFEFGTVYRDEKSGVVQGLTRVRSITQDDSHSYVMKEQAPDEVRHLLKFVLSLLTDFGMTDVALEVSTRDEDGKKKDKFIGSDEQWEEATAILQQIADMSGLPVVADPGGAAYYGPKISIQAQDAIGRTWQMSTIQYDFNQPERFALEYTAPDGSRQQPVMIHSAKFGSIERFMGVLIEHYAGAFPAWLSPVQVTAVPVAAEFDEYLGGVVDKLRAKGVRVEFDESDDRFAKKIRNASKHKSPFVLIAGGDDRDAGSVSFRYRDGSQRNGVPVDQAVEEIVAFIASRSNESPAADA from the coding sequence ATGAGTGGAGTCATCACCGTCCGCCGCAACGACGACGCGGAACAGGTGGAGCTGACTACCACGACCACCGGTCTCGACCTGTTCGGCGAGGACCGCAGCGTCGTGGCAATGCGCGTCAACGGCGAGCCACGCGACCTGCAGCGCGAACTGAGCGACGGTGACACCGTCGAGCCGATCCTGATCGACCAGCCCGAGGGCCTCAGCATCGTGCGCCATTCCGCGGCACACGTCACCGCGCAGGCGCTGCAGAACCTCTTCGCCGACGCGAAGCTCGGGATCGGCCCGCCGATCACTGACGGCTTCTACTACGACTTCCAGACCAGCCCGCTGACCCCTGAGGACATGAAGTCCATCGAGAAGCGGATGGGCCAGATCGTCAAGGAGAAGCAGCGCTTCGTGCGTCGGGTCGTCACCGACGACGAGGCCCGCGCCGAGCTCGAGGACGAGCCGTTCAAGCTCGAGCTGATCTCCGACAAGGGCAGCGCCTCGGCAGACGACGGATCCTCCGTCGAGGTCGGCGCCGGCGACCTGACCATCTACGACAACGTCCGGCGCGATGGAAGCGTCGCCTGGAAGGACCTGTGCCGCGGACCTCACGTGCCCAACACCGGCTACCTCGGCAACGGCTGGGCCTTGACCCGTACGTCGGCCGCGTACTGGCGGGGCGACCAGTCGAAGGCCGACCTCCAGCGCGTCTACGGCACGGCATGGCCGACCAAGGACGAGCTCCAGGCCTACAAGACCCGGCTCGAGGAGGCCGCCAAGCGCGACCACCGCAAGCTCGGCACGGAGCTCGACCTGTTCTCGTTCAACGAGCTGGTCGGCTCCGGCCTGCCGCTGTTCCATCCCAAGGGCGGTGTGATCAAGCGCGAGATGGAGGACTACGTCCGCGCCCGCCACATCGAGGAGGGCTTCGACTACGTCGGCACCCCGCACATCGCGAAGGAGGAGCTGTTCTACACCTCGGGTCATCTTCCCTACTATGCGGACGGCATGTTCCCGGCGCTGCTCGAGGACGTCGAACGCGATGAGCAGGGCAACATCACCAAGGGCGGCCAGGCGTACCGGCTCAAGGCGATGAACTGCCCGATGCACAACCTGATCTTCTCCTCCCGGGGCCGGTCCTACCGCGAGCTCCCGCTGCGGTTCTTCGAGTTCGGCACCGTCTACCGCGACGAGAAGTCCGGCGTCGTGCAGGGGCTCACCCGCGTGCGGTCCATCACCCAGGACGACTCGCACAGCTATGTGATGAAGGAGCAGGCCCCCGACGAGGTCCGCCACCTGTTGAAGTTCGTGCTGTCGCTCCTGACCGACTTCGGCATGACCGACGTCGCGCTCGAGGTCTCGACCCGCGACGAGGACGGCAAGAAGAAGGACAAGTTCATCGGCTCTGACGAGCAGTGGGAGGAGGCGACCGCGATCCTGCAGCAGATCGCGGACATGTCCGGCCTCCCTGTGGTCGCCGATCCGGGTGGCGCCGCCTACTACGGTCCGAAGATCTCGATCCAGGCCCAGGACGCGATCGGCCGCACCTGGCAGATGTCGACCATCCAGTACGACTTCAACCAGCCCGAGCGCTTCGCTCTGGAGTACACCGCCCCCGACGGCTCGCGCCAGCAGCCCGTCATGATCCACTCCGCGAAGTTCGGTTCCATCGAACGGTTCATGGGTGTGCTGATCGAGCACTACGCAGGTGCGTTCCCCGCCTGGCTGTCGCCGGTCCAGGTGACGGCCGTCCCCGTCGCGGCCGAGTTCGACGAATACCTCGGTGGCGTGGTGGACAAGCTTCGGGCCAAAGGCGTGCGGGTCGAGTTCGACGAGTCCGACGACCGGTTCGCGAAGAAGATCCGCAACGCGTCGAAGCACAAGTCGCCCTTCGTGCTGATCGCAGGCGGAGACGACCGCGACGCGGGCTCGGTGTCGTTCCGTTACCGCGACGGTTCCCAGCGCAACGGCGTCCCGGTCGACCAGGCGGTCGAGGAGATCGTCGCGTTCATCGCCTCCCGCTCGAACGAATCGCCCGCAGCCGATGCCTGA
- a CDS encoding enoyl-CoA hydratase/isomerase family protein, translating to MTDDPTVRLETSDAVARIILNRPDRLNAFDATMAREWTVATRAAVNDPAVRVIVIRAEGRAFCAGGDVRAMAAGGDAVEGGVERLAGVINEGISVLVGSSVPVIAAAHGTTAGGGLGILLASDYAVVGSDSRIGSLYADMGLTPDLSVTAQLARAVGERRALQLVLSPRLLSAVEAYAWGLVAEVVDPADVGSRAEAVARVVADGASSAYGQAKRLIRSQPTRTFEEQLAEEARTIGAALTTGEAQARIAAFAAKAARA from the coding sequence ATGACCGACGATCCGACCGTCCGCCTCGAGACCTCCGACGCAGTGGCCCGCATCATCCTCAACCGCCCGGACCGGCTCAACGCCTTCGATGCGACCATGGCCCGGGAGTGGACCGTCGCGACGCGAGCGGCGGTCAACGACCCCGCGGTCCGCGTCATCGTGATCCGGGCCGAGGGGCGTGCCTTCTGCGCAGGGGGCGATGTGCGGGCGATGGCCGCAGGCGGGGACGCCGTCGAGGGCGGAGTCGAGCGGCTCGCCGGGGTCATCAACGAGGGCATCTCGGTGCTCGTCGGCTCCTCCGTCCCGGTCATCGCCGCGGCCCACGGCACGACCGCCGGTGGGGGGCTCGGGATCCTGCTCGCCTCCGATTACGCCGTCGTCGGATCCGACTCCCGCATCGGGAGCCTCTACGCCGACATGGGACTCACCCCTGACCTCTCCGTCACGGCACAGCTCGCCCGTGCCGTCGGAGAGAGGCGGGCGCTGCAGCTCGTCCTCAGCCCCCGCCTCCTCTCCGCAGTCGAGGCATACGCCTGGGGGCTGGTCGCCGAGGTCGTGGACCCGGCCGACGTCGGCTCTCGCGCAGAGGCCGTCGCACGGGTGGTGGCCGACGGCGCGTCCTCGGCCTACGGACAGGCCAAGCGCCTCATCCGGTCGCAGCCCACCCGAACCTTCGAGGAGCAGCTGGCTGAGGAGGCACGCACGATCGGCGCGGCGCTCACCACCGGTGAGGCCCAGGCCCGCATCGCGGCGTTCGCGGCAAAGGCGGCACGGGCATGA